The Panicum virgatum strain AP13 chromosome 6K, P.virgatum_v5, whole genome shotgun sequence nucleotide sequence CCAAACAACCTGGAAACAGtgtaaataaatatttttttggagGAATAGAACATATTTTAAGTAACAAAGGTACGCGGAAGGAATTATTCGGAATtgaacaaaatgaaaaaaacaaacaaacccTAAAAGTGCTCTGAATTATCATTAAGCTTCCAAATATGTTTCAAGCTGATAACTTATAATGATAGCTTTGGTTACAAGAATAGTGACATAAACCCTAGTGGATAACAAGATACTTGATACAGAAGTTAATAACCAAAACAATGAGCATGCCAGCAGTAGTGAGATATTGTTATGAATTAAGAGAAGAGCACATACAAATGCTGCTGATATTGCCATATTTATGCGCATGTCCTTCACGGTTGATCTGGAGAATCTGCAAGAGAAATTGGTCATCCATTACCAGCTTCAAACAGGGTTTCTGTTTAGTAGTCAGAAGCATTCAGATTTATCTGCCTTGTAATCAATGTTTCTGCTAGATCATTTACAGGACAAGAACACTGATTCATAAATCATAATCATCAGCAGAAAAATAAGAGAGGCAAATAGAAAACAGTAGGCAGGACATGCCTGTCAGTCATGCTAATCACATTTCATCATGTTTCCATAAAACAAAAAAGGCTAACTTAAAAATCGATTACGTGCCCACATTCACTAAGGTCACCACTTCCCGCAACATGCTTCTGACAATCATACCATTGACATGCTTCACATAACCATTCCCGGTAAAATTCTGAATTGACTAATGAAATAGAATCTTCAAAGTTAACTTGAATAAAAAGTACCTTGGTCCCCAAGGCACTATTGGTTGATTGTCAGCATACTTGATATCCTTGGATACCTGATAGTGGGAACAAGATTACACAATAGATGAATAAAATCACCATAAGAGGTTAACTGAAGAAAATTAGATTGTTTTGACCATTGCATCTTGGAAAAAGCAACCATAAATCTTAAATCAAACATAAGCTAACCATACAAACAACGAGTATTGCCCTTCCTGGTGTTTATAACATATTTTCGATGCAAAGCTCATATTCGTAGGAGCATCGCACCTATGACCTATGGTGGTGCCATCCATAACAGCAATTAGTGGGCCCAATCCACATGTTAGGGCTTCAGTAACGCTCAGTGACAAGAATTTATGTAGAACAACTCTCGAAGGCTCATTATTAATCCATAGCActttttaatcttttttaaaATAGGGTGAATAATCACTGAAGAAGGAGCATATAAAGAACACCACGTACTTCTTGCAATCACAAGAACAGTGTATCAAAGTCAGGAGAATCATGTGCATCcatgcatggcatggcatgtCAACTGACCTGAACCGACCCATATGTGACTCCCTTCTTCCGATACTCCAGCTGCTGCATCATAACTGTGTCATAGGCCCTGTCCAACTATGACCCCAACAACCCAACAAAATTAGTGTTGTAGCAAAGCTAATACCATATGCTCGCCCAGATAACTCTGAGAAAAAAGAACATTCTTCCCAACCTTGGCCAGAAATTCCTCCTCTCCAATCTCCTCTGCTTCCTTGCGCTTCTTCTTGTAGGCCATCTTCATGTGGTCGAAGTTATCTAGCGGCCTGATGCCCAGAAGCTAACACCCAAAACAACATAAAAATCATCACACGAATCGAAAAGATAGAATCTTCGCCCCCATTTTCAGCTAGATTCTACCTCGTACGGGTTCTCCTCGTCCCCAAACTCCGCGCCTcctgccgcagccgccgcgtccgccgcaACCACGACCGCGCCGCGGGGCCGCCTCACGGCCGACGCGACCAGCCTTCTCTTCCCGCCAAAAAGACGAATTCAGAAATTTATCCGCCCACGAACTCctccacaagaaaaaaaaacaggtgGCGCAGGATTTACCGCAGCGAATGGGGGGCGGGCCGGCCGGCAAGACGAGGGAGCGTGACGAAGCCTCGCCACGACAGGGAAGGTTTGAGCGCGaatgcgggcgccgccgccgcggcggtggccgccgtcgccatcggGGTCTCAACGCCTAGGGTTTTCAGAAGAGTCTCACGCGTGACGCGACGGCGAGGGGAAGAAGCCGGAAGCCATGGGAGCGACGGGCAAGGTCTATCTGGGTGGGTCGCCGTGGAAGGTGGGTAAGGTGCCCTTGGGCCGTAATGGGCCTGGTTACCCATGGGCCCAAGTGGGCTTTATAAGCCCATGGAAGACGCGGTAACCGCCACGGGCTCTGGCGGCTCGCCGCCGGGTAGAAAGGGCAAATTCGTTTCGCTCTTATCCTCCTCGCTTCATTAtttcgccgccgtccgccgctgaacccgcgtcgccgccgtcgagtCGTGCCGGCGAGGCGAAGGGAAGGGCagcggggaggagaggagcggAAGCCATGGCGACCGCTTCAGGTGCGTTGAGCATCcggtaaccctaaccctaatctCGCGTGGGCTCCTTGTTCGATCCACCGATCTCCGCCACCAATTGACCTTGAAAACAACGCGTGAGTTCGCCGCGTTGCCGTTGGGTTTTGTTCTCCGGGCGATTTCGCCGCGGCTTGACGGGAATCAGGTTTTATTTGGTGGCGGTGTATCCTTTTTGCTGCTTGATTTGGGGAACCTGCGAATATTTGGGGATTTTTATGTTACTGCGGCGAATTCGCGTCTTATGATATATCCTTGGTCCTTGTTTATGGCAGTGACTTTCAAGTCGCGGGAGGATCACCGGAAGCAGCTCGAGCTCGAGGAGGCGCGTAAGGCGGGGCTCGCTCCTGCTGAGGTCGACGAGGATGGGAACGAGATCAATCCCCACATCCCCCAGTACATGTCCTCGGCACCTTGGTATCTTAATGCTGAGAAGCCGGTAAGTGGTTGGTTGCTCTAGTATTTTGCGCGCTGTTGTCTGACGCTATGCATGAGGATCT carries:
- the LOC120711290 gene encoding uncharacterized protein LOC120711290; this encodes MATAATAAAAAPAFALKPSLSWRGFVTLPRLAGRPAPHSLRLVASAVRRPRGAVVVAADAAAAAGGAEFGDEENPYELLGIRPLDNFDHMKMAYKKKRKEAEEIGEEEFLAKLDRAYDTVMMQQLEYRKKGVTYGSVQVSKDIKYADNQPIVPWGPRFSRSTVKDMRINMAISAAFVVWIAIMGNADWKPLQFLCFAFFYRILQKLRATEPPITPIYNEYGEVEGRGIRMAKRVVRALGLIFGCIFTASLGYTAAINLIELSWQYTPRIVYYYQELIVTAAASVLLYITASYYR